CCTGCAGTAGCATTTGTCCTGCAAAAAATCGCGCCATCGACGACTTGAACTTGTTGGCCCCGCGTGTAGAACCGCACGCAGTGTCGCTGCGCACTTCGCGTATGTGCACCAGGAAGGCTCGGCGAGACGTCATGGTCAACATTCTATGGGATCGCTCAACCCACGCTTATATGCTCCGTTCTGAGGTGACCCTGCCGGCCAGCAGAGACACGCTGTTCGAATTTTTCAGCGATGCGTTCCAGCTGGAAAAAATCACACCGCCGTGGCTGAATTTCAAGGTGGTGACACCGGCCCCGATTCAAATCCAAACTGGCACACTAATCGACTATCGACTGCGCCTGCGAGTGATCCCGATCCGCTGGCGGACAGAAATCTCGACCTGGAACCCGCCGCATTCCTTTACTGACCGTCAACTAAAGGGGCCGTACTCTCTGTGGGAGCACTTCCACAGGTTCGAGGAGGTCGACGGCGGAACTTTGGTGACGGACGAAGTTCGCTATCGAGTACCGGGCGGCGCTCTGGTCCATTCGCTGTTCGTGAAACGCGAACTGGAAAAGATATTTCAATATCGGCACGATAGGATCATTGAATTGTTTAGCCACTCGAACGACGTTTCCAACGTCGCCGATTGAGTCCAGGTTTTTACCGCTTCAAATTTCAGAGTCTGCTTTATGGCCGCCGTCGACGAGCTGCGAATCGAGAATTGCAATCAAGCCGATGTCAACAGCGACGGTCAGTACGTCGTGTATTGGATGATCGCGAATCGACGTTTGCACTACAATTTTTCTCTGCAACGAGCCGTCGAATGGGCCGTTGAACTTAAAAAGCCGTTGCTGATTTTCGAAGCGCTGCGCTGCGGTTACGAATGGGCGAGCGTACGTTTGCATCGATTTGTGTTGCAAGGAATGGCAGATAACAAGGC
This DNA window, taken from Fuerstiella marisgermanici, encodes the following:
- a CDS encoding SRPBCC family protein; amino-acid sequence: MVNILWDRSTHAYMLRSEVTLPASRDTLFEFFSDAFQLEKITPPWLNFKVVTPAPIQIQTGTLIDYRLRLRVIPIRWRTEISTWNPPHSFTDRQLKGPYSLWEHFHRFEEVDGGTLVTDEVRYRVPGGALVHSLFVKRELEKIFQYRHDRIIELFSHSNDVSNVAD